cgaacacgataacaacaaacacgaacacgacccgttaagaaaacctcaaacacgaacacgaacacaaCCCGCTACCCTCatacacgaacacgacacgataacaacatgTACATGAGATGACACAATAACAACTCGATAACAACAtgacctgataacggttaaacctattaaaaacatCCAAAAACATCCAATTGCTGATTATAAAATCTGATCCAAACATAAAAACATCAATAATTTCTTAGtaacaaaatccaacaaaattcaacaaaatatacTTCATTCTTTCTTCCAGGTTCTTGGTCAATGCAGCAAACAGCAAACTCCATCAGGATCTTCCCATCTGCAAACACATAATTTAAGGAAGTAACAATTAAATTGATGTATTGTATATTGTACAAATTAAGCAAGTATGAAGTCTAACCTATGAAGCTTTCAAGAAGTAGCAAAAGTGGTGTATGTGGATGCTGTTGAACTTCCAGTTTGAGCTTCGTCATCGACATTTAAAAAGTCTTCGGCTAAGTCATTTGTTGGTATTTCATTGTTGATGACttcgaaagaaaaaaaaaatagaattaatgAACTGATTTCAATAATAAGTTTAGAATGAACTAAACAAATAACCAATACCTTTTTTCCAAACAACCAATCTCGGGTGCATATAATCGCCTGTAATGTGTCCGGCTTGAGTGAACTACGGTATTGATCAAGAACTCTTCCACCAACACTCAACACAGATTCAGATGCAACTGTAGTTATCGGAATGCTCAAAATATCACGAGCCATGCAAGCAACTTGTGGATACTTGAATTGAGTTCCTTTTCAATAATTAAGAATATCAAGATTGGATTTGACATCTAATCTTTTTTCCTCCATGTACAACTCCAACTGTGATTGTTGTTGGctcaatccaaactcaacatccAAAGAGTTAAACTCTTGCAATTAAgatgcaaataaaataaaaatgaatatatcataaaatataatcaaattCATAAAACTTTATCTGAAGTTAATAACTTACCTCCACCATTGCTAATGAGTCTGCATTTGTGAAGTCACAATTTACATTGTTACCAGTAGCACTTCAACTTCTAGCTTGATTACCGATATCCACGTAAGAATTAGAATATTCATCAAATAAGGCAAACAACTTCCATTTCACTAGTTCAAACTGAGGGGAATCAGGTCCATATAACTTCTTATAAAAGAAATCCACAAACTGAAGCTTGTAACGTGGATCAAACACTACAACAATAGTCAAGATCATGCTGAAATCCGACCAATATTTCTCAAATTTTGGTAGCATCTTTCTGCCATTTTCCTGATATACTCATCTGGACTATTTATACTCTGCCTAAACGAATTATAACACATGGCAACCGGGCGAATATATAAATTTGTTGTAGGATACTTGCTTCCAGAAAACAAGTTGGAGACATCATAAAACAAGCTCAAGAAGCCACGAATCTTCTCAATTTGATTCCGTTCTGTTGAAGAAGGACAAAACTTGAAGCTAAGATCACAAAGTACCAGATTCATGAAAGCTTTCCTATAATATAATGCGTTATCAAACATCAAAAATGTCGAATTCCACCTAGTAATCACGTCTTGCCTCAAACCTCTCTTACTCTCCAAACCAAGTTTGCTTACACATTCCAAAAACTTTTGTTTTCTCGTTTGTGAACTTCGCACATACTTGACACTTTCACGAATCTTAATCACAGACTGCGAAATGCCTTCTAAACCAACTTGGACAACCAAATTGATCATATGTGCACAACAACGAATATGAAAGAATTCACCCTTACTAAGAAGTGAATTATTCAAATTCATTTGAGTGATCAAGTAGTCAATTGAGCAATCATTCGCCGCAGCATTGTCCAATGTCAAATAAAATACTTTGCTCTCAATCCCCCATTCACATAACATAGAAAATAACTTGTTACACAATGTTATGCCAGTATGTGGTGATGGCATCAAACTGAAATTCAACACCAACTTTTGTAAGACCCAATCATCATCAATGAAGTGACATGCTAGAGAAATATAATCATCACTAGTAATAGAACTCCAACAATCAGAAGTCAAACAGAGCCTATCGGATATTTCACTTAATCTAGACTTAATCACGTCCTTTTCTCTTTCATACGTCATTAAGACATAAACCTTCAACGTGTTTCTAGTAATCAAGTTAATATCTCATTTAAGGTACTGAAAACAAGAAACGATGTGTTCATACTCCACAAACCGAAATGACAAATCATGAACAATAATGGCATTACACCACAACTGACAAAAATGCATAGGGTCAAACTTTGATATTCTCTATGACAAAATCACGCCAACATAATTTGTTCTCTTTCTAGGACAATTATCCAAATGACGACGCAAGTTTCCTATTCCAAATTTACATGTAACTCGCCGATATTTATGGTCACAATATAAACACTGACATGTGTTTGTACCAAAACCATCCATATCAACTTTAAAATGATTCCATACATCTgatctttgttttcttttttttgttgacTTTGGTGGCTTAGGGACATTCAAATCAGAGCTTTCCATAGTCTCCACCTCATCATCGTCTGAGTCTTGTGGAGCATGACTTGTCGTTGTTGGAGAGCCTCCACAACCCTTGGAGTTGCCCCCAGATCCAaattttgttgacataaatATCAATTTATACCTGCAATGAATCAAGAAACcgagtattaattaataaagcTTAATACAGTTGCATGCATTTAGTGTGGTTATATTAATCACAAGTTATATGcaattaattacaaatttaaaaccAAAGCTGACAAAAAGAATGTCAGTTACGAATTATTCATAATCGACAGCAAGAAAAGTTATGCATACAATTAGTGTGACTATgttaatagaaataaaatgcaattaatttgattatttatacTTTAGCAAGGTTGAAGCTTCCAAAGAAGCAAACTTCAAAATGGAACAAAAAGAATGTCAACTATGAATAATTCTTAACTGATAGCAACAAAATTGATGCACATCATACCCTGGTAACTCCTACTTTCTTTCGTAAAACTGAATCATCAATCAATATTAAATACATCACTAAACAGTAAACTAATATGATAATGCTTTCTGATTTTTGGccagaaaaaatataaaaaatctcACATATGAAAGGTAAAACCACACGTAGACAAAATTTAGCATCATTTAAggataaaattaaatgaaaaatgagagAAAGTTCTTGACCTTGGGGAGAAACCAAAGGGGCCACTGAAATCTGAGAAGTGGTGAACAAACTCCAGCGACCAACGACTAGAAACGATGATAGAGAGCAGACGACGATGAATTAGTTCGTATACCAGAACGGTTAAGAGCTGAGCGGCGCATCGGTAGTGGGTGTGTAACCCTAATTGgaaagtgattaaatatttaaatgagaTATGACCGTGTGAGAGTCAATTTAATAagtattgaaaaatgaaaataataagaatttataatattaaaatattatttgttaacggataacacgaacaggACATGAAATTTTTGTGTCCTTAAttggtcgacccgataaggacacgaactcAATAAGCTCTGAtccaaacccattaatttcgtgtcAGTTcatgtcgtgttatcgtgtcgtgttaaaaattgtcagccctattTAGTTGCAACATCTCTCAGTGTAAGACCTGGGAGGTGGGCTTCTAATAGGACAGTGGGTTAATAGCCATCTTCGGTAATTAGTAGGCAGTCCTGTATTTAATACTctcacaatattttttttttttgaagaataTAAAAACGTTGGATAATTTGAGAGAGAGTCGAAAAATCGCTTTCAAACACAAATTGACTAGGAAAAAGTCGAGTGAGAGCACCAAGTTGTTATGTCTCTAAAAAGCTTAGCTTGAATAAACTTTGGGGTTGGAGTGTCAGATATTCCCAAATACCAAGAATCCCTTAGATAGCAACAAACAACCTCTAATCCTAATATCCCATCCCTCTCACTTTTTTTATATGGAAAAAAGCATTTATAGTATTTTACCCAAAAACACCACACCTTTCCTTGCAACTTATAAAAGACACGCTAAATTCTCTACGCATAGCGACACAGCCCAGTACGACGTCGTAAAAGCCGCAGATATCAAACGATGCCGTTTCCATCACTTCCCCATAGGCAATGACTAGTGAGTGTGAATGTGGCCCACCTCCAACGGTGCCCTCCGCGCATTGGGACCCACACAAAGTACGCACACGTGTGCGCCCCCTGGCtcgaattattatttttttctgttttagaaACGTTACATTACAGCTTTGATATACTACAAAGTAATTATTACACTCCACTACAACTTGCACCTCTCAAATTCTTTGAATCCTTCCTTACTTTATAAGTTTAGGAATACATTATGCAATGAAAATCTATGCATTAATATACTAAATTACTTATTAGGCACACTAAACATAAATTAGCTGTACGCCAATTAATTTTTTAGAGACTATGAATTATGCCTTCACACCATAATTATTCATCACCTTTGCAAAACTTTTTTCTTTAATTGATTCAAGAATAATGGTGAGGGATAATTTAAAAGTTAGCTTTCTCTAAATTAAAACTACGCCTTCAGAATTAGGACCACTTCTTGTATAATCAAGATAAAAGTTTGGAATTTTCGTCGGTTTATTGCGAAACTAGAGTGGAAATTGATGTTTACctccaaaaaaattaataatcgtACAAATAATAAGAATTGACAAAGGGGAGTAGTATATCATCATATCATCGCTCCATTTGAATTAAGTATTGatgagtattttaaaaataaaacaaaaaaagaaattgtgTTTTTTCCCGATTTCCTAAACCAAAATCTGAAATCAGCCAACAAACTTCCCAATCTTGTGGGCCAGCTCAGGCGACAGCTTCACCGGCGGCTTCGGCTCCTTCTCCGTTCTAAAATCAAACCCCAACGCATCGGAGACCTCTTTGGAGCTCCACCCGCCTCTCCGGAGCGTATCCGAGAACCGATCCGCTTTCACCAGCAACGCATCCAGCACCGCCTGATTGTCCAGCATCACCATCCCCTCCTCGAAGAACCCCGCCGCCGACACTTCCACGATCTCCGCCACCTCCGCTTCCCCCCACCCCCCCTCCCTCAGCACTGCCCCGATCTGAGCCACGTAATCCCCTACCCACTCCGGCGCCTCCGATCTCGCCATCTCGATGCACCTCTCCGGCGACGAAGACGACGAATTCGAGCTCCTCCGCCGCCGATCCGCCGCCGCATCGCTCCAGAACTCCACCCACCGCGCCGTCCTCCCACCGGCGTCGAGACTTCTCCGATTGTTTAAAAACACAGCGGATTTCTCGATCACTACGGATTGGTTAATTGAGATTTGATCGTGAAATAAACTCGATTCGCGATCGAAGAAATCGGAGAGGTCGAATCCGCAGCAGAAGATCCGATTCTCGTCGACGTAGAAGATAGGGTTTCCAGCGAGGGAAGGGGTGCAGGGGATGTAGCAGCGGTTGAAGATCGGGACGAGGAGCGGGGCCCGCTTGAGCGCGCCTCGGGCTAATTTCAGCGCCTTATCGGGGGAGGGCGGGCGCGGGCCCCACGATTTGGACCAGAGGGAATTGCGGGCGACGTGGaaggaggcggaggcggtgggGAGGTCGATGGAGGCGCGGAGGTGGGGGCGGGCGGAGGGGGAGCGCCAGTCGGGGAAGCCGGGGGCGACGGGGAGGCCGGCGGAGAGGACGGCTCGGAGGTCGGGCGGGAAGGAGAAGCCGAATTCAGCTTCGGCGACGGCGAATTCGGCGGCGGTGAGGCCCGGGAGGACGGGGACACCGGAGGATTTGAGGTGAGAGATGAGTTTGTCGGCGAGGGAGCGGAAGGAGAAGAGGCTGTGGCGCGGGGGGAGGggggcggaggaggaggcgcgGGCGGAGAGTCGGCGGAGGCCGGCGAGATGGGCCGGGTTGAGGCCGGTCATGCGACAGTCGACGTCGAccattgtaaatttgtaatggAGTGAAGAAAGGGGAGTAGAAGTGGAAATGTGGGAGAGGAGATGATGGAGGGATTTATAGGATGGAGGGAAGGGCCCACAAAAGGATTTTCGTTGGATTATTAAATTTTTGAGGGGTTTCTTTTTCAAGGCTTGCCAACGTATAATTACGTTTATACTATACTCACTCCCTCCATTCtgactaatttaattttatgccgtcattttttaaaaataataataaatagttaaaggagataaatattttttattttattttttttccactgaattattttctctcttatgttattttttcttcattttaattatttattattatttttctaaaacgaatatataaaatgaaataattcaaTTACCACATATCGGATGAAGTGTCATAATTGATCTGCTGAGCACTAGCATAAATGCCTCTCCAaattatctctttttttttgtgaatttctCACTTAACTGAGTCGGAATAACCTAAATCTAAATACGACTCAATTAAGTTTGGATTAAATGAGTATATGTTTTGTAATTTAAGTGAAGAGAGAGTAACATAGATtagtgaagagagaataaagtacttcctccatcccacaTAGATTATAATTTACACTTGATTTTAGGATTTGGtggttaatgtatttaattggaAGGACAAAATGTGAATGTAAGTattaaatgaataaagaaatagatttgaatattttaattggagagagaaaaaatagttgacaTTTTAATTGTAGAGAAAAAGTTACTTTATCATTTCATGTAGAAATCTATAATCTTATTTGGGACAAATTAAAAGTGATTGGttgatggaattttttttataattgaaacaaaatgaaaagatataactattttttattgACAGTGAAGTATACTTTAGTAAGACCATACCCAAGGGTACTCTAAAATCTAAAATGGAGTAGGTAATTGGCTCTAATGATACTCCAAAAtcaatctttttttttgtttttgagaTCTTCTACAACAATTTACgctaaactcaaactcattttaatGTCATGTCAAATCGTGATTTTAataaccatttacactaaactcaaacttaaaagaatattatagtatattatacttttattactcaagaaatataaaatactaatttaactACACTAGAAAAATTCCTCAATTTTTGACCTAAATGAAAATTGCGAATAACatgagatggaggaagtatatatTAGCAAAGATAATTATTATCTTgacagaggaatgatatgctacgtaccttatgtgagctccttatgtgagcaccactaccgtttgacgcacgtttaacattgttcgttttgatttatatatatagtttgattctaatacattaaaaatgttattgataattttaatttcacaagttcataaaaatcaaagcttggtttgctcgttttctctataattttaaataaattaataaaataataaattaagctTTGatgtttatgaattttgtgaaattaaaatcatcaataatattttttaatgaattataatcaaactaaatatataaatcaaaatgaaCAACGTTAAACATGCGTCAAACGGAAGTGATGCTCACGTAAGGAGCCCAAATAAAGTATGAAGCATATTTTGAGATCATTATTTAAGAAGTTAATACACATTACAACACctaaaaataatcatatttttaattttgatcttTCCATCAAAGTTAGTTCTtctatttatgaaaatattttattagagTTCTATTATTCGTTAACATATTTTGAttcctttctctcttttttctttatcttttagTAATTCCATTTGTTCCATAGTGTCTATTTTCCCGTGATGGAGAGAGTATGATGTATTGGCGGTAGATATATTGTTTATTGTTATGCTATCACGACGATATGCCTAACAACCATTTTTAGTGACCGGcgctctctctcttctttatgtattttttttaattaaaaaatcaaagatGGTTTATCTTTCCCAAGATTCATGGAAGATCAAGGCGACAGATCTACTAAATCGCTTATGAACATGGTCTTAGCAATGCATTTTATGTAGTTGATTCACTAgttatgcattttattttagaataaaTGGTCTTAGCAATGCATTTTATGTCGTAGTTGTTCATTAgttatgcattttattttagaGTCAACTACATAAATAGAATTTTAACGAACATTGTAGCCCCTTGAAATAACGGGAAGTCCGGAAACTTTACACTTTACAG
This sequence is a window from Salvia splendens isolate huo1 chromosome 5, SspV2, whole genome shotgun sequence. Protein-coding genes within it:
- the LOC121802784 gene encoding uncharacterized protein LOC121802784, which codes for MVDVDCRMTGLNPAHLAGLRRLSARASSSAPLPPRHSLFSFRSLADKLISHLKSSGVPVLPGLTAAEFAVAEAEFGFSFPPDLRAVLSAGLPVAPGFPDWRSPSARPHLRASIDLPTASASFHVARNSLWSKSWGPRPPSPDKALKLARGALKRAPLLVPIFNRCYIPCTPSLAGNPIFYVDENRIFCCGFDLSDFFDRESSLFHDQISINQSVVIEKSAVFLNNRRSLDAGGRTARWVEFWSDAAADRRRRSSNSSSSSPERCIEMARSEAPEWVGDYVAQIGAVLREGGWGEAEVAEIVEVSAAGFFEEGMVMLDNQAVLDALLVKADRFSDTLRRGGWSSKEVSDALGFDFRTEKEPKPPVKLSPELAHKIGKFVG